TAAAGTAATTGACCTTATTGAACCTTATGCAAAAGGTGGTAAGATTGGATTGTTCGGTGGTGCAGGTGTTGGTAAGACCGTATTGATTCAGGAGTTAATTAACAATATTGCAAAGGGTCACGGTGGTCTTTCTGTATTTGCTGGTGTTGGTGAACGTACTCGTGAAGGAAACGATTTACTTCGTGAGATGTTGGAATCTGGTATTATCAAATACGGTGATGATTTCATGCATTCTATGGAAGAAGGCGGATGGGATCTTACCAAGGTTGATAAAGCGGCTATGAAAGACTCAAAAGCGACTTTCGTTTTTGGTCAAATGAACGAACCACCAGGAGCACGTGCTCGTGTGGCATTGTCAGGTTTGACAATTGCTGAGTATTTCCGTGATGGTGCAGGAGAAGGTCAAGGTAAGGATGTACTTTTCTTTGTAGATAATATTTTCCGTTTTACGCAAGCAGGTTCTGAGGTATCGGCACTTTTGGGTCGTATGCCATCTGCAGTAGGTTACCAACCAACTTTGGCAACAGAGATGGGTGCCATGCAAGAGCGTATTACATCAACTAAAAGAGGTTCTATTACATCTGTACAGGCGGTTTACGTTCCTGCGGATGATTTAACGGATCCAGCTCCAGCAACAACCTTTGCTCACTTGGATGCTACAACGGTACTTTCTCGTAAGATTGCCGAGCTAGGTATATATCCTGCGGTAGATCCATTGGATTCTACTTCTCGTATCTTAACAGCAGATATTTTAGGAAATGACCATTACAACTGTGCACAACGTGTAAAAGAGTTGTTACAACGTTATAAAGAATTGCAAGATATTATTGCTATTCTTGGTATGGAAGAACTTTCTGAAGAAGATAAGTCTGCAGTAGGTCGTGCAAGACGTGTGCAACGTTTCCTTTCTCAGCCTTTCCACGTAGCAGAGCAGTTTACAGGACTTAAAGGTGTATTGGTTGATATTAAAGAAACCATTAAAGGATTTAATATGATT
This genomic interval from Zobellia roscoffensis contains the following:
- the atpD gene encoding F0F1 ATP synthase subunit beta — translated: MSKVTGKVSQIIGPVVDVEFQSGDALPKIYDSLEIAGKDGSKLVLEVQSHVGENTVRTISMDSTDGLSRGTDVLSTGSAIQMPVGDDVYGRLFNVIGDAIDGLGELPKSGKDGLPIHREAPKFEDLSTSTEVLFTGIKVIDLIEPYAKGGKIGLFGGAGVGKTVLIQELINNIAKGHGGLSVFAGVGERTREGNDLLREMLESGIIKYGDDFMHSMEEGGWDLTKVDKAAMKDSKATFVFGQMNEPPGARARVALSGLTIAEYFRDGAGEGQGKDVLFFVDNIFRFTQAGSEVSALLGRMPSAVGYQPTLATEMGAMQERITSTKRGSITSVQAVYVPADDLTDPAPATTFAHLDATTVLSRKIAELGIYPAVDPLDSTSRILTADILGNDHYNCAQRVKELLQRYKELQDIIAILGMEELSEEDKSAVGRARRVQRFLSQPFHVAEQFTGLKGVLVDIKETIKGFNMIMDGELDHLPESAFNLKGTIEEAIEAGEKMLAEA